Below is a window of Oryza brachyantha chromosome 10, ObraRS2, whole genome shotgun sequence DNA.
tgattaacaagatttaaatttgaatttcagatAACAAAATTTGCttagataaatttaataaaaatcaacaaaagtTGGAGGCAaaatctttttcctttttccctctcttctttttcccctttttcctttctctttttctccctcctcctttctctcttttcttttttgctagTCAGCTGGGCCGGCAGCCtatctccctcctctctcctagctggcctcctctcctttttctcttttacctAGGCCGGCTCAACTTCTTTCCCTGGCCCGCTCActcccgcctccctcctctctcttctcttccgcTTCGGGCCGAGTCGCAATCACGGCCCAACTCGCCCCAAAGTCCACTTCACtgccctccctctccctcggcTACCGATAGGTGGGACCCAGCTATCAGAGGCGTCTCCTTCTCTAGTCGACGCCCATGCGTGCCGCGCCGCATGCCGTGGCCGTCATCCCACCCAAGTCGGCCCCCTCCCCCGCTACTGGCACCGCGCCTGCACGCGGGCATCTTGCCATGCTGCCGCTCTGCCCTGTGCCACGTCGTGTTGCCACCTCGCCACGCCtacggcctcgccgccgctctccttTGCCTCGCCTCTGCTCGCGCCCTCGCCATCCTGCGCTCGCGTTGCCGCGCCGTGGTCACCGCGCCCATGTTAGCGTGCACATCGCGTCTCAGTCGTGCTGCACGCGCTGCTCGCAACGGCCACCGCCATTTTTGCCCGGCCCACAATCGCCGCCACGAAAATGTTGGCCTCTGCCGATTCTGCAAATCCGCAATCCCCACCACCAATCCCGCGCGGCGCGCGCTGCTgccgccaaccacctccccgcctcctccatGTCCGCATGCCACAATTCGCGCGTCGCCGCGATGCCAGCCTCCCAATAAATTCCCTTATGGCAGCACCGCCACCTTCCTTCGCCTTGTGCGCTTGCCGTCATCGACGAGCTAATCTGCCACTGATCTCCACCGTCGAGcatcgctcgtcgccgcttgTCCACGCCTTCCAAGCCATCGCATGCACATCAACCCGCCACCGctgccaccccggtgagcccgctctcctcccttctttctcgcttcctctgtttcttcgcgCTGCCGTGAGCGTGCCCCactgctcgccgtcggccgtcaTCCTCCGCTGCTTCTCGGCCATccaccgtcgcccgccgccATCTTCCCGTGCCGTGCCGACTTTACACCGTCGCCCGCATGTCGTCTCTCCCCTgtcgccgctctcctccccttcTTTGCCGAGCCGCTGCTGTCGTGTGTAGCCGCCATCGGCCTTCACTGTCGTCGTCGTGTGCAGCCGCGCTGCTCGCTGCGGGCCGCCGCTTGCCGCCCACCGTCGTGCGGTGTAAGTCCACGCCGCCACTGTCGtcgccaagccgccgccacgcgttgccccttgctgctgctcctccaccgccgctcccTGGCTGCTGCTcttgcgtcgccgtcgccccctcTCGGGTTGTCGTCGCCCGTCACCTAGCACCGCCGGTCTCGTTGGCCGTCCGCCTTGCGCCACCGCCCACCGTTGCTGCTGCCACCAGCCGCGCCGCTTGGCTGAGCGCCAGCACCCCCTCTCTGTTTGCCCCCACTGACGGGTGGAGCCTACGCGTCATGCTCACTCTGTCTCCCTTCGCGGGGTCAGtgttagaaattttttaaataagacggatggttaaacgttggatatatagatataaaaaataaagttttttaaggatggagTAGTATTATGTAGCGCCAGTATGGTAGGTCTCGTAGCCCATTCGACATATAGATGTTTGAAAAATACAACTATAGTCTAGCTTAGGTTGGTGTTATGGTCCAACCGTGCATGCGTGCTTTAGATGGGTCAGGCTTAATGGGCTAGTTAACGAGAACTAAAATATCAACCACATTAAAGTTACCATTCTAGATGGTTAGAATACGTTCCAGGATTCTCTGTAGATAGTCAATAGCACTTAGGTTGGCAAGCATTCGGGAGGACAGAGTAAGGTCGAGAttggttgaaaaaaattgcGGGAGCTCAAAGttaattaaatgatttttttaccctgtgatttttttgttagctGTACAATATTAGTTGATTAGTTTTAATGCAAACGATGGTAAAAGAAACTCGAAATCCGTGCAAGCATTACATCAAGCAAGAAACTCAACAATCAAACACATAAAGAGCACAAAATACctctctagaaaaaaaaacatttggcAGTTGACTTTTCTAACGGTCTTAATATGCAAATTTcaccataatttattattagaatGAGTTTACAGTAATAATAAGTCTTGGGATTATGAAAATAGCCTTTTTCAAGGAAAATGCACAGAATGTTTTTATGCTCTCAAACTAAGTGTTTTAACTGAAAGTCATTTGTAGTTAGAAGTTCAAAAATTCACTCGATCTCCGAAATGTTAAAGTACTTGTGATCGGAGGGAGTAGCGGATTGTTAGGGGCAATTCCAGTTTATGCCTTTGTAAAATCAGTTATCTATGGCAAATAGCAAAAATACAGACctgtattatttttcttctctcgaGTACAATACCAGGTTTTTGCTCTTTGATAGTGCATTCTTGGAGTCAGCTTAAGTTTATAGCTCTGtgcaaaataacttcattctAACGAATAGCAAAAATAATCTCGACCAAAACCATTTGTTTCCTCTAGTACAGGTACAAGCTAGAGATAGTTCTCAAAATGGTCCATATGGGACATGAAACTATTTGCATCATTTGGTTAGATATCCACTTTCCTACTACGTATTATCTagatagtcataaaaaatttaaaagagaTAACAATATAgagtaatataaaatatataagtacacaaaattaaatacaaattaaaattaacaaatttgaatttgaatgtACGCATATTAGTTTTActttaacttttttacaacttgtaggaattgaatttgaattgcaTGTTTTTGAAGTGATAGCTCTCATATTAACTGTcctgataatatttttttcaatttttataactatttagtcGATATGGATAAAAGGAGTTGACATCCAACCGAGCTATGAAAATCCATCTCCATATGAGACAACTCTGATTTAGTCCTGTATTTGACAATATTTTGTTAGATAGGGACAGTGAAAAATCGTATATGACGACCTAGAATTATCATATGAATAAGTATGCTCTTTCCGAGATGACTACATATACCTTTTGGTGGTTTTTAACTTGATTCTTGTGAAAATGAAGAGAGGACTCCAACGAAATGGAAATGGTTCGTTTATTTCCTAACGTAGATCATAAACAAAGCAAGCAAGCTAGTCTATAGAACTGGAGATTTGATttggtctaacaaaaagtaacttaaGGTACTAGTACTTCACGGTAGTAAATCGTTTTCTACCATTGaatctagcttaattagcagGATGAACATCGTTAGATCCAAAGTTAAAAAACGATTTATTACtgtgaggtaccggtatctcgagatacatTTTGTTAgactggagcaaatctcatacAGCTGATATTCGTTTATGGCAGATACACATGCGCGCAATCTCAACACCACAGCTGGATCATCAGTTCACCAATTTATGCAAGCAGTTCAAGTATCAAACCACAGCAGCATACATGCATGTGTTTTTCGTGTACAGACAGATTAACATTAGAGATGGCGATGAAGGCCCGCGACTcgagacccgatgggtatttactccattagggtatgggtatgggctAAATGCATTACCCGTGGGTAAGTAAACGGATAAATGCCTTCACCCAACGGGTACGTGGGTACGAGAACGTTTCTATAATACCCATACCTGTTTACCCCcaggtaataaatacccggaAGCCTAAATGAACATTCTGgcccatatatgaaattaggCTAGTCCAATATGAAACTCTAGGTATTTAAGCCTCAacccatatatgaaattacgTGGATTTATATATTGTCTACTACTACTTAAGGACTACTTGATGGGATTTATGATATTGTGTGACTGATGCGGATGCCTTGTCGTTGGCTGGTTGCTACAATTAGATCAAAAcattttgtgttatttttatcgTCATGTCAAATTTGGCGGGTAAATGGGTGACTCGCGGGTGAGGCTTACCCAGGCGGGTACGGGTAtgggaaattttttatacccgTGGCGGGCATGGGGATTTTGGTAggtctaaattttaataatggGTATGGGTATAGGGTACCAATACCCGATGGATATTTACCCATTGCCGTCCCTAATTAACATACGCATATAAGTCTTCCTAAATTGAATTAACATGACATACTTATTTGAAGTCTAACCACTTGAGAGACCCTGAACACAAGCAACAGGTCAGTAAACTCCCATGTCAACTTCTCTACGGGCAGAGCACATACAAACGCTTGACATCCATAACAATATAACTGCAGCCTTCCCTATACGATAACAGCAAGCAGTAATACACAACAAATGTTATTTTAACATTCACACCAACGTTGACTTGAATATCTATGTACAAGTCAACCGAAGGAGTCCATACGTGGCTGGGACACGTAGCTGGATTAATAACaaagaacatgcatgcatgcacgcaaaAGCTGGTATCATGGACACCTCGTCCATCCTGCTCTATCTAATGTAGCGTAATCTCGATCCTTTATTAGACAAATAGAATGGCATCAAACATCAAcaaatttttcctataaatacATCAACTTATTGGCACAAACTCACCAACAAACCAAAGCGCACACAAGCCCCCAACACTCAGCCAAACAGCATCAGCAATGGCTCCCAAGTCTGCAGCTTTCCTTGCCCTAGTCATCACCATGAGCTTTCTCTCCCTGGAGGTTGTCCATGGCTGCGGCGACACAAGCTGCTCAAacccgtctccgccgccgccggctgtgccgtcgccgtcgggggGAACGTGCCCGATCAATGCGCTTGATCTCGCGGTGTGCGCCGATGTGCTGCAATACGTTCTCAGGATCACCACAAATGCTCCGTCCTCGCAGTGCTGCCCGCTGCTTGCACGGCTCGTCGATCTCGATGCCGCGGTTTGCCTGTGCACCGCCATCAAGGCGAATGTCCTGGGTGTTGTCGCCGTCGATGTCCCGCTTGATATCACTCTCGTTCTTAACTACTGCAACAAGACATGCCCTCCTGGCTTCACTTGCCCACTCTAAGTGTATATGTACTCCTCCCCATGTTTGTTTTGCTTGCTGCGAAGTTTAATTCCACTGTTCTTGTACGTACCTTTCAGTAGGTACTATGTATCATCACAGCCTTAAGGGCTTATGAATAAACGTTCCTGTTCTACTTGTTGAATCACACTATATGTGTACAACACTACAACTAGGTTGTTGTGTTGTTTATCCTGTCTACGCATTATAGGGGTAAGCCAAACGGcatataatttgtgaataaaactttcatatccAAATTTATAGTGATCTAATAGCTAATAGTgtaacaaaaattaatatggtagagaaaaaaacttaaaatcaaatctaaatataaggttgaagattcaaattttagcttataagtaaaaagcAAAAGCCACAAGATGGGGGCGTTTATGTTTAACTCATTTCCATATTACTTAGATTCACAAGCATATCTCACAAAGTCAGCTTGGCATCCTGTTATGTGAACATATATCTCTTGTTGGACATGATTTGCACCTGAGTGAATATTTTTCAGAGATTTTTTAGGTGAGttactaattaaaattatgcCCACTTTACAAGTTTTGGTACCAACAATTGTTTGGTAAAAAGGATTGAAGTTTGCCAAATTTATGTGGATTGCTCTTATGCATCCCAAATCGAGTGGATATTGCAAGTTGCTCCCAAACccattatatatgtacatatatacatatatacacacacacacatatatatagtctagctacgatgagttgcaactcacgggctGCTCCGTGAGTtcatctctaaatttcgatttacgtggctcactagattcttcatattaaaatcttgtagcacgcaaaaaaattttcatttttgaagatttttaagtaattgtttaagatttttaagtatttgtttgagattttttcacttttaaaaatctcaaataaatacttaaaaatctccaaaatgaaaattttttgcgtgctataagattttgatatgaagaatcaTTGAGCCATAtgaatcgaaatttagaggtgatttgatatgtttttggaccccgactcacggagcAGCGCATAAGTTacaactcaccgtagctagactatatatatatatatatacatacatacatatatatatatataggaaactaatatgtgcacccctCGTAGAATTACTCCCCCCGTAAGACTCAAAACCACCCCCACCCTCTTCCAAGAGCCCAAAACCTCTCAACTAGCCTGGTCAAAACTCTCCCCGCCAGTTAAACCCGTCCTTTGACCTTTCTCCACACCCCACATTTGTCTAGTCCCATCTatctgaaaaatatagtaacacgaagacaaaaatacagtaatatgtcttataaaatacagtaacaaaaTCATGACAggtctagttttttaaatcatatttttttaaccacgatagtgaaaacggttttaaaaataatgtaagacacatgagatattgctctctaaagattgagAATATAACATTTTAGCTATCCCACATGTATTAGTTGTAGTGTAGCAATAATATGCAGTCACAcctcgtgttactgcacttttaTGCTGATGTTactatacttatattatgatgTTACTGCAATTACAATTATACAGTAAAACacacatgttactgtatttataTCACTGTGTTACTGCAATTATGCAGTACCACTTATAGTAACATGACGTTATTGCTACATAGAATGTATAGTGTTACTGTAGCTATTGCCATAGCATTAGTGTATACTAACACAAatcatatagatatttcttaagatttcaaactttaaacaactttatctctcaactcatatattattttttaaaaacatttgtacaatattgttagaaaaaatgctttaaaaaAGTCGATCTCTAATTGGTATGTTTCGATGTTGTTACTGTAAAGTAGTTatcgtgttactgtatttttgtcttcgtgttactgcagaATTCACATGAATAATCTCGTGCTTAAAATAAACTCGTCCTTTGACCTTCCCCTACACCCTACCTTTATTCACTCTCGTCTGGCTGAAAAGTGCAATAACACGAAGGTAAAAACTTcgattaataaatttaaaatcaactctgaacttagattaaaaattaaaaatttggtttataagaagCGAAAAGGTTGAGAAATTAACCATGCTCTATCTCCCATCAACTCACTGCATGCAATTGATCATCCATTGTACAGCTAGCTAACGCGTGGCGCCCGCACGGCAGGATGCAAGACCCACAGCCAGCTGCCACGCGGATCCTTTCCGCCCGGTTGATTGATCTCAACGGAGGCGCGCGTGAggcccatccatccatctactTACCTGTGACGCGAGCGCGGCGCGAGGCGGAGAAGATTGCGCCCGGTGACGTAGGGAGgggtaaaaaataacttagtcTAAGAGTACACattagtgtgtgtatatatatataaacccaTATATCTTAAAGCCAGCCAATGCATGAGTCTATAGGTCTGCTTGCAACATAATGcctataaaactataaaaataagcaTCTATTTGATAAAACGAAGTCTTCTAACAGCACGTAATGATTAATGGACTGTGCATATCATTCAGTTTAGCCCATCCAGCAGACttgaaatataataatattgctCTGTCATATATGCGTTGAAAATATGAAGTATCCAATACAGCTGATAGTCAACTCTGAATTTTGGCTACGTGTTGAGACTACATGCAGTTGACTTCTACAGACCTCAAAAGTTGGCGCATATCAAGTGTACTTATGTGAACAGACGACTAATACACACATAACgcagaaataaaatatagtgtgCATATGTAtactcttataaaaaaaatagtgctaGTGATGTGTGATGGTGAATCTATCACCTATCTCACCAACCAACTCCCTTCTATTtgttaaaatgaaaaacaacttaaatctatatatcaaaccactttttaaactttattttcataacatgctaatgatatattttattaaaaatccATTGTAATGCATGGGCAATACACTCGTACATATATAGCACAAACGAAGAACAGAACTTTTCCCCCGTGTGGCAGCTTCCTGCACATGCATGTAGCGTAGTTTTCATTATTTCGTTCCTATAAGTAGCAGTTTTGACGTACATTTTCCTATACTAGTACTaaacatcaaaataatatCTAGGAGGTGAGTGACATTTGCATAtgggtgtgttttttttcaactgaaaataaaagataaaaggttatctaaattttattatagctatttaatggtgtagACAATAGAATTgctactacaaagttaaaaaatatattttagaaatatattgtgatgaacttctatatataattttttgtaaaaagaaatttaccGTTTAGTAGTTGGAGAAGTGTGCACCGAGAAAAAGCTGAGAATAATCATGAGAAAAAACACAGCAAGTAGCCAGGTTGGATTAGTATAGTTGATTTCAACATTTTGCTCGTGTAAATAATGGCAAAAAAGATaaagtaataattaaacaagTACATGTAGATATATCATGTCATAtaaatttctgtattttttattatgctgagagagaaagaaaaaagagaatatttatgaggaatatgaaatgaaaatatgctAATTTTCACCCTAATTAATTCTGTGATATGTGTAGCAGGCCTTGTTAGCGAAAAACGCAGATCGAACACCTTGCTCACAGACTGCAGCTGTCCGGCACGGCAAATGACAAGCACAAGCTTCTGACGAAGCTGAAGAAATGGACACAAGACAGAACAGCGAGAAGTTTCAGAAAACGAGAGAACTCGAGAGCGATTGCGGCACGATTTTCTGGGGTTTATATCCAACTGAATGCATAAACTTCCAAGAGAATTAACGAGCTACCTACTACTTAAACTCTAGTAAACAGAAAACGAATCCTAGGCCTAAAATCGTGCCATCCCACGACTCGGTTTCTCCTGGATTCATGCAGATGCAGAATGCAGATACTTGCGCCCGAAGTTGTCGCCATCTCCATGAACTCTGCGGCATCTTCGAGCATGCAAAACAAACTTTTCTAGCCGTTGGACAACGACTTTGGATGCATTGGGGCCAGAGCTGAAATAACAGCAACAGGCCAGTTGCTCCGGTTTCATGGTGCAGAATCTCTCCTGGCCGTTTTCTGCGACGTCCAAGCTAGCCATCGCATGCGACTAAAAGATGATGCCAGAGCTAACTAAAATCCCCGCTAGAGCTGCCACTGCGAGGTATGGGTAACCCATATCCATATACAATTttactcatatatattttcaaagaaaattatccATACCTAAATTAAGTATGTATTACCTAGGATAGCCAATGGATAAGAGCATAGACATATATGGCTCTCACATGTATAAATTGATCAATTTGTACAAAGTTGCTCTTATACATCATAAATCATCCCtccaaatttcagtcaaatttgataaattttaggttTGAGTTTATACATGCTAAATGAGTATGAATAAAACGGGTAAAATGGATAATACTCTTCCTATACCCTAACCAAACGAcatgggtatgggtatgagATTAAACTAATAAATGTTAGCATAGAGATATGCATTCCAAAGTTCACCGGGgtaaaatgatatatctctCAAGGGGGCTAACAGACGTCATTTGTATGA
It encodes the following:
- the LOC102707154 gene encoding cortical cell-delineating protein-like codes for the protein MAPKSAAFLALVITMSFLSLEVVHGCGDTSCSNPSPPPPAVPSPSGGTCPINALDLAVCADVLQYVLRITTNAPSSQCCPLLARLVDLDAAVCLCTAIKANVLGVVAVDVPLDITLVLNYCNKTCPPGFTCPL